One segment of Zonotrichia albicollis isolate bZonAlb1 chromosome 4, bZonAlb1.hap1, whole genome shotgun sequence DNA contains the following:
- the WASHC3 gene encoding WASH complex subunit 3 isoform X1 has translation MDEDGLPIVGSGIDLTKVPAIQQKRTVAFLNQFVVHTVQFLNRFSTVCEEKLSALSLRIQQIETTLNILDAKLSSIPGLEDVKFEVSSANVNSVTNGPVAQAAADPQTAGSPQPGQNNTQEEGLQKTEVVTENVTTVAKDPRYARYLKMVQVGVPVMAIRNKMISEGLNPDLLETPDAPVPAWGDDGKAEESSDSESSFSD, from the exons ATGGACGAGGACGGGCTGCCCATCGTGGGCTCCGGCATTGACCTCACCAAG GTTCCTGCTATTCAGCAGAAAAGAACTGTAGCATTTCTAAACCAGTTTGTGGTTCACACAGTGCAGTTTCTCAACCGCTTTTCTACTGTTTGTGAAGAG AAATTGTCAGCACTGTCTCTCCGTATCCAACAAATTGAAACCACGCTCAATATTCTGGATGCAAAG TTATCCTCAATTCCTGGCCTAGAAGATGTCAAATTTGAAGTGTCCAGTGCAAATGTGAACAGTGTTACAAATGGTCCTgtggcacaggctgctgcagaTCCACAGACAGCTGGATCACCTCAGCCTGGA CAGAACAATACACAAGAAGAAGGATTGCAGAAAACAGAGGTGGTAACAGAAAATGTCACAACTGTGGCCAAGGATCCAAGATATGCCAGATACCTCAAAATGGTGCAAGTG GGTGTTCCTGTAATGGCAATAAGAAACAAAATGATTTCCGAGGGGCTGAATCCAGATCTTCTTGA GACCCCAGATGCCCCTGTGCCTGCCTGGGGAGATGATGGCAAAGCAGAAGAGAGTTCTGATAGTGAATCTTCATTCAGTGACTGA
- the WASHC3 gene encoding WASH complex subunit 3 isoform X2, translating to MDEDGLPIVGSGIDLTKVPAIQQKRTVAFLNQFVVHTVQFLNRFSTVCEEKLSALSLRIQQIETTLNILDAKLSSIPGLEDVKFEVSSANVNSVTNGPVAQAAADPQTAGSPQPGNNTQEEGLQKTEVVTENVTTVAKDPRYARYLKMVQVGVPVMAIRNKMISEGLNPDLLETPDAPVPAWGDDGKAEESSDSESSFSD from the exons ATGGACGAGGACGGGCTGCCCATCGTGGGCTCCGGCATTGACCTCACCAAG GTTCCTGCTATTCAGCAGAAAAGAACTGTAGCATTTCTAAACCAGTTTGTGGTTCACACAGTGCAGTTTCTCAACCGCTTTTCTACTGTTTGTGAAGAG AAATTGTCAGCACTGTCTCTCCGTATCCAACAAATTGAAACCACGCTCAATATTCTGGATGCAAAG TTATCCTCAATTCCTGGCCTAGAAGATGTCAAATTTGAAGTGTCCAGTGCAAATGTGAACAGTGTTACAAATGGTCCTgtggcacaggctgctgcagaTCCACAGACAGCTGGATCACCTCAGCCTGGA AACAATACACAAGAAGAAGGATTGCAGAAAACAGAGGTGGTAACAGAAAATGTCACAACTGTGGCCAAGGATCCAAGATATGCCAGATACCTCAAAATGGTGCAAGTG GGTGTTCCTGTAATGGCAATAAGAAACAAAATGATTTCCGAGGGGCTGAATCCAGATCTTCTTGA GACCCCAGATGCCCCTGTGCCTGCCTGGGGAGATGATGGCAAAGCAGAAGAGAGTTCTGATAGTGAATCTTCATTCAGTGACTGA
- the WASHC3 gene encoding WASH complex subunit 3 isoform X4 translates to MDEDGLPIVGSGIDLTKVPAIQQKRTVAFLNQFVVHTVQFLNRFSTVCEEKLSALSLRIQQIETTLNILDAKNNTQEEGLQKTEVVTENVTTVAKDPRYARYLKMVQVGVPVMAIRNKMISEGLNPDLLETPDAPVPAWGDDGKAEESSDSESSFSD, encoded by the exons ATGGACGAGGACGGGCTGCCCATCGTGGGCTCCGGCATTGACCTCACCAAG GTTCCTGCTATTCAGCAGAAAAGAACTGTAGCATTTCTAAACCAGTTTGTGGTTCACACAGTGCAGTTTCTCAACCGCTTTTCTACTGTTTGTGAAGAG AAATTGTCAGCACTGTCTCTCCGTATCCAACAAATTGAAACCACGCTCAATATTCTGGATGCAAAG AACAATACACAAGAAGAAGGATTGCAGAAAACAGAGGTGGTAACAGAAAATGTCACAACTGTGGCCAAGGATCCAAGATATGCCAGATACCTCAAAATGGTGCAAGTG GGTGTTCCTGTAATGGCAATAAGAAACAAAATGATTTCCGAGGGGCTGAATCCAGATCTTCTTGA GACCCCAGATGCCCCTGTGCCTGCCTGGGGAGATGATGGCAAAGCAGAAGAGAGTTCTGATAGTGAATCTTCATTCAGTGACTGA
- the WASHC3 gene encoding WASH complex subunit 3 isoform X3, whose amino-acid sequence MDEDGLPIVGSGIDLTKVPAIQQKRTVAFLNQFVVHTVQFLNRFSTVCEEKLSALSLRIQQIETTLNILDAKQNNTQEEGLQKTEVVTENVTTVAKDPRYARYLKMVQVGVPVMAIRNKMISEGLNPDLLETPDAPVPAWGDDGKAEESSDSESSFSD is encoded by the exons ATGGACGAGGACGGGCTGCCCATCGTGGGCTCCGGCATTGACCTCACCAAG GTTCCTGCTATTCAGCAGAAAAGAACTGTAGCATTTCTAAACCAGTTTGTGGTTCACACAGTGCAGTTTCTCAACCGCTTTTCTACTGTTTGTGAAGAG AAATTGTCAGCACTGTCTCTCCGTATCCAACAAATTGAAACCACGCTCAATATTCTGGATGCAAAG CAGAACAATACACAAGAAGAAGGATTGCAGAAAACAGAGGTGGTAACAGAAAATGTCACAACTGTGGCCAAGGATCCAAGATATGCCAGATACCTCAAAATGGTGCAAGTG GGTGTTCCTGTAATGGCAATAAGAAACAAAATGATTTCCGAGGGGCTGAATCCAGATCTTCTTGA GACCCCAGATGCCCCTGTGCCTGCCTGGGGAGATGATGGCAAAGCAGAAGAGAGTTCTGATAGTGAATCTTCATTCAGTGACTGA